Proteins encoded within one genomic window of Alcanivorax sp. REN37:
- a CDS encoding helix-turn-helix transcriptional regulator, protein MTTQLPMTRLAQRARMAPPQGGTLFARTVALPGGWSHAATPLTLVVAPPGYGKTALMRCGYQWYRRHGEPVAWLTLTAADNHPPTLLQALHQALGSDGTGTLEQLLERHAQQTPRQVLFLDNLDVLRNRAALTLVEQLLVLRPLAWSLVMAARSEPALPLASWVFDGQLQRLEGAQLTISERELAELLPATLAAPERAGWQQLRQQLEGWPLPLMYGLRELQAGRLHNIDALQQQLPSLLEHYFETLLQRSCSAEERQLLTLAALLDAVSAAQLDAVRGRSGSGPLLEALRRRNLFLQPLPDHGGSYRLLAPLRTFLRQRLRRNHPEQAAMCYRRAMRLFQQQGRMEEAVHYALLAQDYAQAATLMAEYGHELVRRRGDHQRLLSWINRLPASARQQVPQLGVLSAWSLAFTNRVQESEQALAEVASRQPASRTVPVLQSQLEAQRCVNAALADALQDAARLSEAWLTRWQEAGAMETGTVLCVSAFALLHQGHASVALQRLDRARQLFRQENSGYGLGWVALLQAMVRLAQEDYLSALAETAALLHHDAPLPADQQDMLEQVLILRAVALLAQGDGEAARSALAKVRPGLELHATVDVLALWYSAQVGLALWDGADPQPVFQQGLATAAQRGLERLPWQLQVERRYRGLCNEPLTLPNRCESRLLTLRAQCVRQRMPGSGRPAALPRGAEVGRLSVLVTAAVTAQRRGQAGAALTSLQQALEQVAGHGGLQWLRNETSLQPLLRRLADDGSVSAPVAALLAQLLEGPEPSGNDLLTSQEQHILTHLASGQRNGEIGRLLHISEGTVKWHLHNVYRKLDVTSRTQAVARARELQLL, encoded by the coding sequence ATGACAACCCAACTGCCGATGACGCGGCTGGCACAGCGCGCGAGGATGGCGCCGCCGCAAGGCGGTACTCTGTTCGCGCGCACCGTTGCGCTGCCGGGAGGTTGGTCCCATGCCGCCACCCCGCTCACGCTGGTGGTAGCGCCTCCCGGTTACGGCAAGACCGCACTGATGCGCTGCGGCTACCAGTGGTATCGCCGCCATGGCGAACCGGTGGCGTGGCTCACCCTCACTGCGGCGGACAACCATCCGCCCACCTTGCTGCAAGCGCTGCATCAAGCGCTCGGCAGCGACGGCACCGGCACATTGGAGCAACTGCTAGAGCGCCACGCTCAGCAGACACCGCGCCAGGTGCTGTTCCTCGACAATCTTGATGTGCTGCGCAACCGCGCGGCGCTGACACTGGTGGAGCAGTTGCTAGTGCTGCGGCCGTTAGCGTGGTCGCTGGTAATGGCGGCCCGCAGCGAGCCGGCGCTGCCGCTTGCCAGCTGGGTATTCGACGGTCAGCTGCAACGACTGGAAGGTGCACAGTTGACCATCAGCGAGCGTGAGCTGGCAGAGTTGCTGCCGGCCACCTTGGCGGCCCCCGAGCGCGCCGGTTGGCAGCAACTGCGCCAGCAGTTGGAAGGCTGGCCGTTGCCGCTGATGTACGGCCTGCGTGAGCTGCAAGCCGGCCGGCTGCACAACATCGATGCCTTGCAGCAACAGCTGCCGTCATTGCTGGAGCACTATTTTGAAACGCTGCTGCAACGCAGTTGCAGCGCCGAAGAACGCCAGTTGCTGACGCTGGCGGCGCTGCTGGACGCCGTGTCCGCCGCCCAGCTCGACGCCGTGCGCGGCCGCAGTGGCAGTGGCCCGCTGCTGGAAGCGCTGCGCCGCCGTAATCTATTCCTGCAACCGCTGCCGGACCATGGCGGCAGCTATCGTCTGCTGGCGCCGCTGCGCACCTTCCTGCGCCAGCGGCTGCGACGCAACCATCCCGAACAAGCCGCCATGTGTTACCGCCGCGCTATGCGTTTGTTCCAGCAGCAGGGCCGCATGGAAGAAGCGGTTCACTATGCGCTGCTGGCGCAGGACTATGCTCAGGCCGCCACGCTGATGGCGGAGTACGGTCATGAGTTGGTGCGGCGCCGTGGTGATCACCAGCGGCTGTTGTCATGGATCAATCGCTTGCCGGCATCGGCCCGGCAGCAGGTGCCGCAGCTCGGCGTGCTGTCAGCCTGGTCGCTGGCGTTCACCAACCGCGTGCAAGAGTCGGAGCAGGCGTTGGCCGAGGTGGCGTCGCGGCAGCCGGCCAGCCGCACGGTGCCGGTGCTGCAATCGCAATTGGAAGCCCAGCGCTGCGTTAACGCGGCGCTGGCTGATGCGCTGCAGGACGCGGCGCGGCTGAGTGAAGCGTGGCTGACCCGCTGGCAGGAGGCGGGCGCCATGGAAACCGGCACCGTGCTGTGTGTGTCAGCCTTTGCGCTGCTGCATCAAGGTCACGCCAGTGTTGCCCTGCAGCGACTTGACCGCGCGCGGCAATTGTTCCGCCAGGAAAACTCCGGTTATGGCCTCGGCTGGGTGGCGCTGTTGCAGGCCATGGTGCGACTGGCGCAGGAGGACTACCTCAGTGCGTTGGCGGAAACCGCCGCGCTGCTCCACCACGATGCGCCGTTGCCGGCCGATCAACAGGACATGCTCGAGCAGGTGCTGATTTTGCGGGCCGTGGCATTGCTGGCCCAAGGCGATGGTGAGGCGGCGCGCTCGGCGTTGGCCAAGGTGCGCCCGGGGCTGGAACTGCACGCCACCGTGGACGTGCTGGCGCTGTGGTACAGCGCCCAGGTTGGGCTGGCGTTGTGGGACGGCGCCGACCCCCAGCCGGTATTCCAGCAAGGCTTGGCCACCGCGGCCCAGCGCGGCCTGGAGCGGTTGCCGTGGCAACTGCAAGTGGAGCGCCGTTATCGCGGACTCTGCAATGAACCGCTGACGCTGCCGAACCGCTGCGAAAGCCGGTTGCTGACGCTGCGTGCCCAATGTGTACGCCAACGGATGCCCGGCAGTGGCCGTCCGGCGGCGTTGCCGCGCGGCGCAGAAGTGGGACGGCTGTCGGTCTTGGTGACGGCGGCGGTCACCGCTCAGCGGCGCGGGCAGGCCGGTGCGGCGCTCACCTCATTGCAGCAAGCGCTGGAGCAGGTGGCTGGGCACGGCGGGTTGCAATGGCTGCGCAACGAAACCAGCTTGCAGCCGCTGCTGCGCCGGTTGGCTGACGACGGCAGTGTGTCGGCGCCGGTGGCGGCACTGCTGGCACAGTTGCTGGAGGGCCCGGAACCGAGCGGCAATGATCTGCTCACCAGTCAGGAACAACACATCCTCACCCATCTGGCCAGCGGTCAACGCAATGGCGAGATTGGGCGCCTGCTGCACATTTCGGAAGGCACGGTGAAATGGCACCTGCACAACGTGTACCGCAAGCTGGATGTGACCTCGCGTACCCAGGCGGTGGCGCGCGCGCGGGAGCTGCAGTTGTTGTAA
- a CDS encoding putative quinol monooxygenase: protein MLKVIAQDFIHPQHIEQVMPLYQELVALTRQEPHCLSYELFTNQKDAGHFIFVELWPDRAALDAHCATEHFQRLVPQIDRWQRAPGTYLLMDPVFDA, encoded by the coding sequence ATGCTGAAAGTGATTGCCCAAGATTTCATCCACCCGCAGCACATCGAGCAGGTGATGCCGCTGTACCAAGAGTTGGTGGCACTGACCCGGCAAGAACCGCACTGCCTGTCCTACGAGCTGTTTACCAATCAGAAAGACGCCGGGCACTTTATCTTTGTCGAGCTGTGGCCGGACCGCGCAGCCCTCGACGCCCATTGCGCCACCGAGCATTTCCAGCGGCTGGTACCGCAGATCGACCGCTGGCAACGGGCGCCCGGCACCTACCTGCTGATGGACCCCGTGTTCGACGCCTGA
- a CDS encoding TRAP transporter large permease subunit: MLATHQAHASASGQAAPRSQSLWSVLPASLILLLAIIFGTSSYLHSQLLSFGQSMWNDYGMLRHAMPAPTCDAHFDIEQRIADQIARAEAQAADSILPFRAPNPDSIRRSLQAQQVQCAEQHLAYAHNQQLRQSSLLVAYSSVEAAVGEVAVMGLDAQKYLLVGVILLCALVGTLQHSHISLRAIRTQRDAQVSALFQLFGNLLLLLSAVRWRAIAMDSGDSASPWVHWLWIVGFSALTLVSVVQMLRRDRQLPSGGNWLGALLTIPVYAYMALISGLYFLLAEHYQAGMAVQLIKMVKHADLYINVALYVWVGMLLKQTRLAHLVFDAIRPWKLAPELITIVVVLLAALPTAFTGASGIFLIAVGGLIYHEIRMSGARRPLAFAATAMSGSMGVVLNPCLMVVIIASLNKQVTTTQLFDSGHNVFLLTAVLFSAMVLLTRRNPLSCAPAREALPASLKALIPLLPYVVIATVSITFFHFVLNQRFNEFSAPTILPVTLILLLGYDVWSRKRQPQPAAPAAGEVAPMAPASGGFWQRLIAGTAESSIHIGALLMLMALSVVLGGVLERAGVMELFPTDFSSIWMAMTMLVAVLVVIGMFMDPYGAIILVSATIASIAYQSGIDPVHFWMVVLVAFELGYLTPPIALNQILTRQVIGDDEMDLTHAESRAEQTWWRRHERLVMPVTVMAIALLLVAYVPLAVGY; encoded by the coding sequence ATGCTAGCTACCCATCAGGCTCACGCCTCCGCGAGCGGCCAGGCGGCGCCGCGCTCGCAATCCCTGTGGTCGGTGCTGCCCGCCTCGCTGATTTTGTTGTTGGCGATTATTTTCGGCACCAGTTCCTACCTGCACTCCCAGCTACTGTCATTCGGACAGAGCATGTGGAACGACTACGGCATGCTGCGCCACGCGATGCCGGCCCCCACCTGTGATGCGCACTTCGATATCGAGCAGCGCATTGCCGACCAAATCGCCCGCGCCGAAGCGCAGGCCGCCGACAGCATCCTGCCGTTCCGAGCGCCGAACCCGGACAGCATTCGCCGTTCGCTGCAGGCGCAGCAGGTGCAGTGCGCCGAACAACACCTGGCCTATGCCCACAACCAACAGCTGCGGCAATCCTCGCTGCTGGTGGCCTACAGCAGCGTCGAAGCCGCAGTGGGTGAAGTGGCAGTGATGGGCTTGGATGCGCAGAAGTACCTGCTGGTGGGCGTGATTTTGCTATGTGCGCTGGTCGGTACGCTGCAACACAGCCACATTTCGCTGCGCGCCATCCGTACCCAGCGCGATGCCCAGGTGTCTGCACTGTTTCAACTGTTCGGCAACCTGTTGCTGCTGCTCAGCGCGGTGCGCTGGCGCGCCATTGCCATGGACTCCGGCGACAGCGCGTCGCCTTGGGTGCACTGGCTCTGGATTGTCGGCTTCAGTGCTCTGACCCTGGTCAGCGTGGTCCAGATGTTGCGTCGTGACCGACAGCTGCCCAGTGGCGGCAACTGGCTCGGTGCGCTGCTGACGATCCCGGTTTACGCCTATATGGCGCTGATCTCTGGTCTCTACTTCCTGCTGGCAGAGCACTATCAGGCCGGCATGGCGGTGCAGCTGATCAAGATGGTCAAGCACGCCGACCTGTACATCAACGTGGCGCTGTACGTGTGGGTCGGGATGCTGCTGAAGCAAACGCGGCTGGCGCACCTGGTGTTCGACGCCATCCGTCCGTGGAAACTGGCACCGGAGCTGATCACCATTGTGGTGGTGCTACTGGCCGCACTGCCCACCGCCTTTACCGGCGCGTCCGGGATTTTCCTGATCGCCGTCGGCGGTCTGATCTACCACGAGATCCGCATGAGCGGCGCCCGGCGTCCGCTGGCATTCGCGGCGACGGCGATGTCCGGCAGCATGGGTGTGGTACTCAACCCCTGCCTGATGGTGGTGATCATTGCCTCGCTGAACAAGCAGGTGACCACAACGCAACTGTTCGACAGCGGCCACAACGTGTTCCTGCTCACCGCGGTGCTGTTCTCCGCCATGGTGCTGCTGACCCGGCGCAATCCGCTCAGCTGTGCCCCGGCCCGAGAAGCATTGCCGGCATCGCTGAAAGCACTGATTCCGCTGCTGCCCTACGTGGTCATCGCCACCGTCAGCATCACGTTCTTCCACTTCGTGCTGAACCAGCGTTTCAACGAGTTCTCAGCGCCGACCATTCTGCCGGTGACGCTGATCCTGCTGCTCGGCTATGACGTTTGGAGCCGCAAGCGCCAGCCGCAACCGGCTGCGCCGGCGGCGGGCGAGGTCGCTCCGATGGCGCCGGCCAGCGGCGGCTTCTGGCAGCGGCTGATCGCTGGCACCGCAGAATCCAGTATCCACATCGGCGCACTGCTGATGTTGATGGCGCTGTCCGTGGTACTCGGCGGCGTGCTGGAGCGTGCCGGCGTGATGGAGCTGTTCCCCACCGACTTCAGCTCGATATGGATGGCAATGACCATGCTGGTGGCGGTGCTGGTGGTGATCGGCATGTTCATGGACCCCTACGGCGCCATTATTTTGGTGTCCGCCACCATCGCCAGCATCGCCTACCAGAGCGGCATCGATCCGGTGCACTTCTGGATGGTGGTGCTGGTGGCGTTCGAACTGGGTTACCTGACGCCGCCGATTGCGCTCAACCAGATTCTCACCCGCCAAGTGATTGGCGATGACGAGATGGACCTGACCCACGCCGAGAGCCGCGCCGAGCAAACCTGGTGGCGCCGCCATGAGCGGTTGGTGATGCCGGTGACGGTAATGGCCATCGCCCTGTTACTCGTAGCTTACGTCCCCCTGGCGGTTGGGTACTGA
- a CDS encoding putative solute-binding protein: MLKKLTHAALLTGALAFSNGAAAMVDRTLCVFDVVGANGDTYQMMKQYVLAAQQWGVNFKLKPYTDEALAKGDFMAGHCDAVELFGIATRSILKFPGSLDMMAALPTYDGLNTAIAALSAPNAAPLMKDGKYENAGIIPGGKVYLFSHDRNTLDDWEKLAGKRITVISEDEQAVEMIKYVGGTVMPASVSTFAGMFNSKSADLSYAPGFAYQALEMYKGLGENGGILRYNLGILTFQVTLHHDRFPAEFAQQSRTWVYDNMWDVGMRVVEQAEAAIPTKYWVDLSADKEARYNSMFSDVRQRLYDADKVYSRRMQTMLKTIRCRELPDNAECTRDTEGGPAI, translated from the coding sequence ATGCTGAAGAAACTGACCCACGCCGCCCTGCTTACCGGTGCTCTGGCGTTCTCTAACGGCGCCGCCGCCATGGTTGATCGGACCCTGTGCGTGTTCGACGTCGTAGGCGCCAACGGCGATACCTACCAGATGATGAAACAGTACGTGCTGGCTGCCCAACAATGGGGTGTGAACTTCAAGCTCAAGCCGTACACCGACGAAGCGCTGGCCAAGGGCGACTTCATGGCCGGCCACTGTGACGCGGTGGAGCTGTTCGGCATCGCCACCCGCAGCATTCTCAAATTCCCAGGATCGCTGGACATGATGGCGGCGCTGCCCACCTACGACGGCCTCAACACCGCCATCGCTGCGCTGTCAGCGCCGAACGCGGCGCCGCTGATGAAGGACGGCAAATACGAAAACGCCGGCATCATTCCTGGCGGCAAGGTGTACTTGTTCTCGCACGATCGCAACACGCTGGACGACTGGGAAAAGCTGGCCGGCAAGCGCATCACGGTGATTTCAGAGGATGAGCAGGCGGTAGAGATGATCAAATACGTCGGCGGCACCGTGATGCCGGCGTCGGTGAGCACCTTTGCCGGCATGTTCAACAGCAAGAGCGCCGACCTGTCCTACGCTCCGGGCTTCGCTTACCAAGCGCTGGAAATGTACAAAGGCTTGGGCGAGAACGGCGGCATCCTGCGCTACAACCTCGGCATCCTCACCTTCCAGGTGACGCTGCACCACGACCGCTTCCCGGCAGAATTCGCCCAGCAATCACGCACCTGGGTTTACGACAACATGTGGGACGTGGGCATGCGCGTGGTGGAACAAGCCGAAGCGGCGATTCCCACCAAGTACTGGGTGGACCTGAGCGCCGACAAGGAAGCGCGTTACAACAGCATGTTCTCTGACGTGCGTCAGCGCCTCTATGACGCCGACAAGGTCTATTCGCGCCGCATGCAGACCATGTTGAAAACCATCCGTTGCCGTGAACTGCCCGACAACGCCGAGTGCACCCGCGATACCGAAGGCGGCCCGGCGATCTGA